ATACATTTCCCGCTCCGAGAACCGGATGACTTTCCCTACCGGATCGGCATCGCCAAAGTAGGACCTGGCACCTGTTTCGGACAGCAAGATGGATGACACGTCCTTTAAAGCATCGCGAGAACCACGCAGCATTTGGAGGTCCATTAGTAAGGGGCCGTCAGGCTCCACGTACTTGCCTAATTTTTTGAGCCGCTTGTCGCCATAGGTTAATTCTTTATAGAAATCCCAGGAGGCCATCACCACATGTTTAAAATCATCGGGATAGTTCCTCCGGAGCGTTTCGCCGGTGGGGTGCGGCATGGTTTGCCAGGTATCGATCTTACCGCCAAAGTCCTGATTTTGGAACACCTGGGCAATACGGTCGTAATGCTGGTTATGGCGGTCATAAGTCACTTCGTCCCATATCCACAAACCGATCAGCAGGGCTACGGCCATCCCGGTAGCCAGACCGCCAATATTGATAGCAGCATAACCTTTGCTTTTAACGATGTTGCGCCAGGCAATTTTGAGATAGTTCCTAATCATAGGGGGTGAGTTATGAACAGAGGTCGGATCAAAAGTGTGCCAACAATAAAACGACTGAGGTACAGGAGGTTAGCGTACTAACCATGTCCGGTTTCGGTACAGGCGGCGTCCGGATTTAATAAGCGCCGGTAGATGGCTCGCCCGGCTCGCTGCGGAACAACACCGGCCGGTAATGCTCCACCACCGGGAAGGGATCATAATAGTGATGTAACAATGATTTCCATTGCTGGTACTCCACCGACTGCCGGAAGCCGATGGTATGATCTTCCAGGCTTTCCCAGTTCACTAATAAAATATACTGGTGATCATTTTCCAGGCAATGTTGGAGTTGCAGGTTAACAAATCCTTTCATGGTGGAAATGATATGGCGGGCTTCGGCGAAAGCGGCCTCAAATTCGGTGGTTTGTCCCGGCTTCACATGCAGGATGGCTACTTCAAGTATCATATCAGGAAGATAGCCATTATTCCGCAGCATGCGAACAAAAAGGCCGGCGATGTCGCCGGCCTTACAGGTTATTTATTCAGGGTGAATTTCGCTCCGCCCATCAGCCATAAGCCTGGCATTTGTGCGCCGAGCAAATCCTGGTAGGACTTATCGAAAATGTTGTCCGCCTGTGCGAATACAGCTACCCGGTTTTTCACCACGTAGTATTCTGCTTTAGCATTTATTAAGAAGTACGATTTATCAACAAATGCTTTAATGGCCGTGGCCGACTGTGCATTACGTTCTTTGTACAAACCGTTGATCGCGAGGTTCCAGCGCGGTGCAGCATATTGAACCGTGAAGTTCGTCAGCAGACGTGCGTTTGAAGCGATGTAAAAAGAAGCAGTACCATTCGGTGTTTGGGTATCCATCCACACTACACCTGCATTCAAAACTATTTTATGCTGATTCGCCAATGGTTGTATGTATTGTACATCTGTTTCGAAACCGGTGGTATTTACTTCTGCGATATTTTTCGCGAGTGCGTAAGAAGCTGTGGAAGAAAGATTGTCTTTACGCGGCATGTTCGCATAAGGCGTATTGGTCCAGTCGATCACATCCTCCTGTTCGCGGCGGAACACCGTGCTGGAAATGCGGATGCGGTCGTGGATGAAGAAGTCGGCGCCCGCCTCGTAGCTAAAGGAATGTTCAGCAGCCAGGTTTGGATTACCGACGCGCTGCCCGTTCGTTACGAGTGCTTTTTCATAGTTGTTATACCGTTCGGTGAAGTCCGCATCGCGAATGGTTTTGCCCGCGCTTGCACGCAGCTGTACCCATTCGGCACGATAAGAAACGTTCAGCTGCGGCACCAGTTCGTAGCCGCTTTGCTCGTTCCAATCCAGGCGCAGGGCCGGATTAATCAGGAAGCGATCGCCGATGCGCTGGTTCAATCCTACGAAAGCAGCGGCCTGTTGCAGGTTATGATCACCGCGGTCGTTGGAGGAAATGCTTTTATCCTGGAACTGGAGTCCGCCGGTTAAAGCCGTTTTTTCCGTAAACGCGTGCTCGTACACTGCCAGGGACTGAAACAGTTTGCTGTCACTGCTGTTAGCTGCGCCCAAACCATTAAAGCGATACGTATCGGTCACTGATTTGTATCCCGCCAGGAAGGAGAATTTATTTTTGCCATGCTCATAACGTACCTGCAACTGGTTCCACCAGGAGTTTACATTTTCGCGTGCAGTGTCTGATGCCGCGGTGGTGTAAAAGCCCTGTGCACCGAAGTTGCGTGTATCGTAACTGCTACGTAAGGCCAGCTGCCAACGGTCGTTCAGGCGGTGGCTGGCCGCGAGGGAAAACGTATTGAGATGCAGGAAGCCTTTTGTACCACGTTGCTGCTGACCATCGGTATTGTTAGACAGCACGCCGGCGGTGAAGGCGGTTTTACCGGTGTTGTAGTAAGCGCTGCCGCCCAGGTTCCACAGTCCGTAAGCGCCGCCTGTTGCACTTGCATTGTACGACTGCTGTGCTTTTGCGCCTGCGGCAAATGCTTTGGTAATGATGTGGATCACCCCGCCCACTGCCTCAGAGCCGTAGATCGCGGAAGACGCGCCCTTTAGTACCTCGATGCGTTCGATTTCGCCGGGTGTAACCGGGATATAACTGTTGAAGTGGCCCGTGTTCGGATCATTCACACGCATGCCGTCGATAATCACCAGCACCTGCTGGAAAGTACCGCCCCGTACCATGATGTCGCTCTGCGCGCCCATAGGTCCGCGGGCCTGCACTTCCAGCCCGGGAACATATCGCAGCAGTTCATCGATGGAGTTGACGGGCAGTTTGGCGATGTCTTCGCCTTTTATGATAACGAGATTCCTGCCGGTGCGGGAGCTGGTGGTTGGTTGAATGGTGGCTGTTACTGTAACAGGGTCCAGCTGTTTCTGGTTTTCCTGGGCCAGTGCCATGGCTGGCACCGACAGTGCGGCTGCAACGAGCAGCCTGCTTTTCATATTAAACATTTCTAATTCAATAGATTGTTACGAAATATAGGTTTAAGCGGCTGCAAATGTAGCGCAATTGGAATTGATAACCTCAACCGGCCCCAGGCATACGAATTATGTGAAATATGTTTATCTTAGAAGTGTATTGGTGACCCGTGGCCCCTGTGATTACATATTCGTTATAAAACCCGTTAATCCTCGCTCCACAAAACCGGAGAAAGCCCATAAAGTACATGCATCTTTCCATCATCTAAAACAAATCCTCAAAATGAAAAAAGCAA
This genomic interval from Chitinophaga horti contains the following:
- a CDS encoding antibiotic biosynthesis monooxygenase family protein, with the translated sequence MILEVAILHVKPGQTTEFEAAFAEARHIISTMKGFVNLQLQHCLENDHQYILLVNWESLEDHTIGFRQSVEYQQWKSLLHHYYDPFPVVEHYRPVLFRSEPGEPSTGAY
- a CDS encoding TonB-dependent receptor plug domain-containing protein, which encodes MKSRLLVAAALSVPAMALAQENQKQLDPVTVTATIQPTTSSRTGRNLVIIKGEDIAKLPVNSIDELLRYVPGLEVQARGPMGAQSDIMVRGGTFQQVLVIIDGMRVNDPNTGHFNSYIPVTPGEIERIEVLKGASSAIYGSEAVGGVIHIITKAFAAGAKAQQSYNASATGGAYGLWNLGGSAYYNTGKTAFTAGVLSNNTDGQQQRGTKGFLHLNTFSLAASHRLNDRWQLALRSSYDTRNFGAQGFYTTAASDTARENVNSWWNQLQVRYEHGKNKFSFLAGYKSVTDTYRFNGLGAANSSDSKLFQSLAVYEHAFTEKTALTGGLQFQDKSISSNDRGDHNLQQAAAFVGLNQRIGDRFLINPALRLDWNEQSGYELVPQLNVSYRAEWVQLRASAGKTIRDADFTERYNNYEKALVTNGQRVGNPNLAAEHSFSYEAGADFFIHDRIRISSTVFRREQEDVIDWTNTPYANMPRKDNLSSTASYALAKNIAEVNTTGFETDVQYIQPLANQHKIVLNAGVVWMDTQTPNGTASFYIASNARLLTNFTVQYAAPRWNLAINGLYKERNAQSATAIKAFVDKSYFLINAKAEYYVVKNRVAVFAQADNIFDKSYQDLLGAQMPGLWLMGGAKFTLNK